One Poecilia reticulata strain Guanapo linkage group LG4, Guppy_female_1.0+MT, whole genome shotgun sequence genomic window carries:
- the prrg1 gene encoding transmembrane gamma-carboxyglutamic acid protein 1 has protein sequence MGSVFLPANSAHSVLRRLRRANFLLEEMKLGNIQRECREEVCTYEEAREAFENDEKTKRFWEEYVRESSPPGGLDSMVGGAQSLYLIVPLLLVGLIVIAVAITAWRCHSRKRSQRSPGLGHSHHNHVLSVVSMDQWGRDYHHGDQSELSIHSSPAYPGSEITLGRGSAGDPPPSYEEAVGHTDVQIETEPPPQYEDIVNSSSGRISGGQRK, from the exons ATGGGGAGTG TGTTCCTGCCAGCAAATTCAGCCCACTCGGTGCTGAGGCGGCTGCGGAGGGCCAACTTCCTGTTGGAGGAGATGAAGCTTGGGAACATTCAGAGGGAATGCCGTGAGGAGGTGTGCACCTACGAGGAGGCCCGGGAAGCTTTCGAGAACGACGAGAAGACG AAGCGATTCTGGGAGGAATATGTCCGGGAAAGCAGTCCACCCGGTGGTTTGGACTCCATGGTCGGCGGGGCCCAATCTCTCTACCTGATCGTGCCGCTGCTGCTGGTCGGGCTCATCGTCATCGCCGTCGCCATCACTGCCTGGCGCTGCCACTCCCGCAAGCGCTCCCAGCGMAGCCCGGGCCTGGGCCACTCGCATCATAACCACGTYCTGTCGGTGGTCTCCATGGACCAGTGGGGGAGGGACTACCATCATGGTGACCAGTCAGAACTCAGCATCCACAGCAGCCCGGCCTATCCAGGCTCCGAGATCACCCTGGGGAGAGGAAGCGCAGGAGATCCGCCGCCGTCATACGAAGAGGCCGTGGGCCACACAGATGTCCAGATAGAGACAGAGCCGCCTCCTCAGTACGAAGACATAGTGAACTCCAGCTCCGGTAGAATCAGCGGTGGTCAAAGGAAGTGA